The following nucleotide sequence is from Austwickia chelonae.
TTGCTGTCGTTCCGGCCTGCCTCGAGGACGAGAACGCTGGTACCGGAGTCGCTGCTGAGGCGGTTGGCGAGGGCGGAGCCGGCGGAACCGCCGCCGACGATGATGTAGTCGTACTGGGTCATACTCATCCGTGGTGCTCTCTCTCGTCGTCCTTGGTAGTGATGGCGGCGGGGTCGGCATTGGCCGGGGTGCTCTTCGGGACCGGACTGAGCGGAATCGGCAGGTCTGCGAGATTGGCCACGACCGGGATGTCGACCAAGCTGGTGACGACCGGGATGTCGACCCGGCTGGTGGTGGTGGCCGAGTCGACGAGGATCGATCGGCCGGACTTCCCGGCGAAGGCTTCGGTCACCGACGGGGTGGCTGTCACCTTGTCCTTCTCCGGTTCAGGAGCTGACTCCGGTGACTCGCTCGTGACATCTGCGTCTGCGGCAGGCTCCTCGGCGGGTTTTTCGGCCGACTCCTCGGCCAGATCCTCAGCCGACTCCTCGGCCGATGCCTCGGCAGGAGGTACTTCAGGTCCGGGTTCAGGGGTTTTCGACGGTTCCGTCGTTTCTGCCCTGTCGACGTCGACGTCGGCGGCGGGCACATCGGCCTTCCCGACTTCCTCAACGGCGGGCTCACCTGCCGGATCGGACGATTCCGGCTGCTCGGCCGGTTTCTCCGGCTCGGAGGACGGCTCGGTCACCGGAGGTACCGCCACCGGCAGCGGCTGCGAAAGCAAGGCGTCCGACAGCGGGGGCACGGCCAGGGGCTCGATGATGGGCATGGGACCGGACAGCGGTCCGAGCTCGGGTTCAGGAGCCCGTTTCGGTGCCGGTTCGGCGTCCAGGGTCGGCGCGGTCACCGCTATCGCGGTCGAATCGTCCTTCTCCGCGGTCTCCGGCTGCCCCGTTTCCTTCTTCTCCGGCTCCGTCGTCTCCTTGGCCACCGGCTGGGGGTTCTCGAACCATCCGGCCGGAGCAGGGTCGATGTTGTGCCAGATGTGCTTCGTCTCGCGGTATTCCTCAAGCCCGGCGAGGCCGAGTTCACGGCCGATCCCCGACTGTTTCATCCCACCCCACTCGGCCTGCGGGACGTAGGGGTGGTAGTCGTTGATCCATACGGTGCCATGGCGCAGACGGCGGGCGACCCGCTCGGCGCGGCCGGCGTTCTCGCTCCAGACTGCTCCGGCGAGACCGTAGATGGTGTCATTGGCCAGGGCGATGGCGGCGTCCTCGGCTTCACGGCCGGTGGCACCGCTGAAGGTCTCCACGGTGAGTACCGGGCCGAAGGACTCCTCCTGGACGCAGCGCATCCGGGTGTCGCACCCGTCGAGGATGGTCGGCAGGTAGTAGAAGCCGTCCTCGTAGCGGGGGCTCTCCGGGCGTTTTCCACCGACGCGCAGGACAGCGCCTTCGGCCAATGCGGCCTCGACATAGCGTTCGACCTTCTCGCGGTGGGCTGCGCTGATGAGCGGGCCGGTCTCCGCGGCCGATTCGAAGGGTCCGCCCAGCCGGATGGCCTCGGCACGCCGGACGAGTTCGTCGACGACCTGGTCGTGGATCGATTCCTCGACGATGAGTCGTGCCCCGGCGGAGCAGACCTGGCCGGAATCGAGGAAGACGGCGGTGAGCGCATTGTCGATGGCGGCCGGCAGGTCGGCGTCGGCGAAGATGACATTCGGGTTCTTGCCGCCGAGTTCGAGGGCGACCCGTTTCACGGTGCCTGCGGCGGCGGCCATGATGGTCTTCCCCGTGGCCAGGCCCCCGGTGAAGGAGACCAGGTCCACATCGGGTGATTCGACGAGTGCTGCACCGACCGTGGCACCCGGGCCGAGAACGAGGTTGGCGACACCGGCGGGAAGCCCCAGGTCGTCGAGCGTCCGCATCAACCAGATCGCGCTGGAGGGGGTCAGCTCACTGGGCTTGAGGACGAAGGTGTTGCCTGCGGCGAGCGCGGGTGCGACTTTCCAGGCGGTTTGCAGCAGGGGGTAGTTCCAGGGGGTGATCAGGGCGCAGACGCCGACGGGTTCGTGGACGATGCGGCTGCTGACGTTGGGGTTGCCGGTGTCGACGACTCGTCCGCCGTCGGCTTGGGCGAGCGCGGCGAAGTGGCGGAAGACGGAGATGATGTCGTCCATGTCGAGTTGTGACTCGACGAAGCGTTTCCCGGTGTCGAGGGATTCGAGTTCGGCGACGTGGTCGCGGTCGTGTTCGAGTTGGTCGGCCACGGCGTGGAGGAGGCGCCCACGGTCGGTGGAGGTGACGGCGGACCATTCATCGTTGTCGAAGGCGCGGCGGGCGGCGGCTACGGCGAGTGCCGCGTCTTGAGCGTCGCCTTCGGCGACCTCGGCCACTTGGCGTCCGTCGGCTGGGCAGTGGATGGTTCGGGTGTCGCCGGACGCGGCTTCCACCCACTGCCCATTGATGAAGTGTTCTGTCATGTGGGCTCTTTCGTTGAACTATCAGGGTTTTGTTCTAAAACCTAGCGAGGCTGCTGGTCGGGCGTGTCGAGATGACCTCGATGGGTTCCGGTGCTGGATATGCCCGGATTTCATGCCTGAGCCATGGGATGGCCAGGCCTTTTCAGGAGGTGGCGGCGGAGGATGTCGTCGCCATATACGTCGATCTTTATGTGAGATATATCTCTCTAGATCAAGGTCTCACATAGACACAGGTCGCCTGGTCCACCGTACGCCGGTGCCGAGAGCGACTCACGCTCGGGGAGCGTTGAAGAACCCCCCGGAACGACCTGCCACCCGATAATCTCGAGCTTACGTATTTCACCGTATTGAAGGCGGCGTCATGGACAACGAGCAGTCGACCCTGAACGGTCCACCCCTTGCGGGTTTCGCTCTTCGTCTGCCTCGGCATCGTGCCCATCCTCGGGCTCGACACATGTGGCGGACGCGCGCAGCCCTGTCCTGGCTGTTCCTGGTCGTCCCGTTGGCGGGTGCTGTCTGGCTGTTCGAGAACTTCCGCGGGTGGACGGTCTATGCCCTGATCGTCGCATCGGTCTGCGCGGTGGCCCATGTCGTGGTCATGCCGGAGTGGCGGTATCGGGTGCACCGGTGGGAAACCGATGACATCGCTGTCTACACGCGGGCCGGTTGGCTGACGCAGACCTCCCGGATAGCGCCGATCACCCGTATTCAGACGGTCGACAGCAAGTACGGGGTCATCCATCGTCTGTTCGGTCTGGGCAGTTTCACGGTGACCACGGCGAGCGCGAGCGGGTCGTTGGAGATCGACGGCCTGGAACGGCAGGTCGTGGAGGAGCTGGTCAGCCGGTTGACCTTGGTGACCTCGCAGGATCCGGGTGATGCGACATGAGTGAGGAGAGGTCCGAGGAGCCTGTGGGCGGGGTGCTTGAGAGCGAGCTTCCTCCGGCGGTGGGGGACACTCCGTGGAAGCGGCCGGCTTTGCGTCGGTTGGTGATCCTGCCGATCACGAATGTGACGGACTGGCTATTCCCTCTGCTGCCGTTGGTGATCTTCGCCTGGACCAGTGGCGGGGTGATGCTGTGGTTGTTGTTGGCGGCGCCATTCGTGCTGCTGGCTAGGGGTGCAGCGTCGATCTTCTTCACCCGTTATCGCATTCATGCGGGTCAGTTCTTGGTGAAGAGGGGGGTGTTGAACAAAGAGGTCGCCACGATCCCGTTGGAGAGGATCCGCACGGTCGACGTGGAGGCGTCGCTGCCGAGTCAGCTGCT
It contains:
- a CDS encoding PH domain-containing protein, giving the protein MDNEQSTLNGPPLAGFALRLPRHRAHPRARHMWRTRAALSWLFLVVPLAGAVWLFENFRGWTVYALIVASVCAVAHVVVMPEWRYRVHRWETDDIAVYTRAGWLTQTSRIAPITRIQTVDSKYGVIHRLFGLGSFTVTTASASGSLEIDGLERQVVEELVSRLTLVTSQDPGDAT
- a CDS encoding aldehyde dehydrogenase family protein — protein: MTEHFINGQWVEAASGDTRTIHCPADGRQVAEVAEGDAQDAALAVAAARRAFDNDEWSAVTSTDRGRLLHAVADQLEHDRDHVAELESLDTGKRFVESQLDMDDIISVFRHFAALAQADGGRVVDTGNPNVSSRIVHEPVGVCALITPWNYPLLQTAWKVAPALAAGNTFVLKPSELTPSSAIWLMRTLDDLGLPAGVANLVLGPGATVGAALVESPDVDLVSFTGGLATGKTIMAAAAGTVKRVALELGGKNPNVIFADADLPAAIDNALTAVFLDSGQVCSAGARLIVEESIHDQVVDELVRRAEAIRLGGPFESAAETGPLISAAHREKVERYVEAALAEGAVLRVGGKRPESPRYEDGFYYLPTILDGCDTRMRCVQEESFGPVLTVETFSGATGREAEDAAIALANDTIYGLAGAVWSENAGRAERVARRLRHGTVWINDYHPYVPQAEWGGMKQSGIGRELGLAGLEEYRETKHIWHNIDPAPAGWFENPQPVAKETTEPEKKETGQPETAEKDDSTAIAVTAPTLDAEPAPKRAPEPELGPLSGPMPIIEPLAVPPLSDALLSQPLPVAVPPVTEPSSEPEKPAEQPESSDPAGEPAVEEVGKADVPAADVDVDRAETTEPSKTPEPGPEVPPAEASAEESAEDLAEESAEKPAEEPAADADVTSESPESAPEPEKDKVTATPSVTEAFAGKSGRSILVDSATTTSRVDIPVVTSLVDIPVVANLADLPIPLSPVPKSTPANADPAAITTKDDEREHHG